DNA sequence from the Deinococcus apachensis DSM 19763 genome:
TTCATCTGGGCATTCCCGGCGAGGACAGCCCGAACGTCAGCCACTACTACACCGAGGCGCACCCCTTCCTGGGGCTGAACGTCACCGTGATCGGCGCGGGCAACTCGGCCGCCGACGCGGCCCTGGACCTGTGGCGCGGTGGGGCGAATGTGACGATGGTCGTGCGAGCGCCCGAGCTGAAGTCCACGATCAAATACTGGGTGCGGCCCGATCTGGAGAACCGCATCAAGGAGGGCAGCATCTCCGCGCACTTCAACTCGCAGGTGGTGGAGATCCACCCCGAACACGTCCTCGTGCAGCGGGCGGATGGGACGACCTGGGAGCTGCCCACCCACTTCACCTTCGCGTTGACGGGGTATCGCCCCGACCTCTCCTTCCTGGAGGGGCTCGACCTTGCCGCGCAGCCCGACGAGTGCCTGGTATTGGACGAGCACTATCAGAGCAGCGTGCCGGGCCTCTTCGTGGTGGGGTCGGCGGGCTTCGCGGGCCGAACGAATCAGGTGTTCATCGAGAATGGGCGGCATCACGCCGTGGCGGCGGTGGCGGAGATTGAGCGGCAACTGACGGATGTGCGCGAGCTGGCCCCTCTCCCCTCCCCTACCCGGTGAAGAACCGTCATCTTCCCGGAAAGAGAGCGTGGAATACTGCCCGCATGGCCTCATCCCGCAAGAGAACCGCCCTGCTGCTGAGCGCGCTGCTGGGGACGGCGCTCGCCCAGGTCGAGATCCCGGCCCTACCCCTTCCCCCACAGGTGCCCACGCCCGGCCCGGCCCCTGCGCCGGAGCCCGAGCCCGTTCCGGCCCCGCCCCCTCAGCCGGAGCCCGAGCCCGCTCCCCCGCCGGTCGAGACGCCTGCTCCCGCCCCGGTCCCTCCCAAGGAGACGCCTGCTCCCGCCCCGGTCCCTCCCAAGGAGACGCCCGCTCCCGCGCCGCAAAAGCCCGTCACTCCACCTCCTTCGGCCAAACCCGTTAAGACGGCCCCCCTGCCCCTCCTCATCACGGTACAGGCGAACTGGCCCGCGTTGGTGGACGGCAAGAAGACGATGGTCCCCTTCTCGCAGACCCTGACCCTGGCGGGCGAGCGGGCCGCGCAACTCCGGCAGCGCGGCGTCATCACGGCGAGCCTGGACGCCGACCTGAAGAAATTCCTGGCGAGCCTGCCGCGGGAGGCGCAGGACGCCCGCTTCGAGAACCGCTGGGAAGAAGGCTGGGCCGTCGTGCAACGCAATGGCCTGAAGGTGGACGAGGCGAAGACGCGGGCGAACATCCTCGCTGCCCTGAAAAACCCCAAGGGGGTCAAGGCCGCCGTCGTCGTGACGGGGCAGGTCGCGCCGAAGCGCACGCTGGACTTCTTCCTCTCGCGGGGCATCACCGAACACCTGGGCACGGGCGAGACGAATTACTACGGCAGCAGCGCGGCCCGAATGACGAATATCCACGTGGGCACCCGCAACTTCCAGGACCGGCTGTTCACGGGCAAGACCTTCTCCTTCAACCAGTTCATCGGCCCGGTCACCACCCGCGCGGGGTATGTGGTGGGGCTGGTGATCGCCGGGGAGCGCACGGCAAACGGCGTGGGCGGGGGCATCTGCCAGGTCAGCACGACTGCGTTCCGGGCCCTGTATGGGGCAGGCCTGCCCGTCGCCGAACGGCGCAACCACTCCTACCAGGTGCATTACTACGACCCGCAGGGCTTGGACGCCACCATCTTCCAGCCCTCCCAGGACCTGAAGTTCGCCAACGACACCGGGGGCGCCCTGTGGTTCCAGGCCGACTGGAACGACGAGGAGGCCCGGCTGAGCATCAGCGTGTTCGGCAAGGCGCGGAACTTCACGGTGGAGTTGGACGAGCCGAAGACGCTCAGCACCAAGCCCTCCCCCGCCGACCGGGTCATCCGGGACACGAGCCTTCCCGCCGGGCAGCGCAAGCAGGTGGACTGGGCGGCTCCCGGCGCGGTGATCGAGGTCACCCGGCGCTTCGTGCGGGACGGCAAGACCTTTAAACAGGACACGTTGAAGAGCAGTTACCGTCCCTGGCCGAACATCTTCCTGGTCGGCACACGGGGGTGACCGTCAAAGGGAAAGGGGGAGTCGATGTGACTCCCCCTTTCCCCTTTGCCCTACTCCTCGCCCGCGTAGCCCAGCAGGTCGAGGATGCGGTCGAGTTCCTCTCGGGAGGCGTAGTTCAGTTCCACCCGGCCCTTGTCCTCGCCCGTGATGCGGACCCTCGTGCCCGTCCGGCGGCTGAGGTCGAGCTCGACCTGCCGGTAGGGGCGGGGCGGGTTGACCGGGATGGGTGCGGCGGTGCGGGCCTCGCGCCTCAGGGCCTCGGCCTCGCGGACGTTGAGGCGGCGGGTGCGAATCTGGTCGAGCGCCCAGGCACGGTCCCCCTCCGGCTGCGCGAGGATGGCGCGGGCGTGCCCGGCACTGATCTCCCCGTGTTCCAGCGCCCGGAGCGCGGGCTCCGGCAGGGTGAGGAGCCGCAGAGCGTTGGAGATGGTGCTGCGGCCCTTGCCGACCGCCTGCGCCACGCCCTCCTGGTTGAGCCCCTGGTCGAGGAGCGCCTGGTAGGCCCGCGCCTCCTCCAGCGGCCCCAGGTCCTCGCGCTGGAGGTTCTCGATGATGGCTATTTCCAGCGCCTCACGGTCGGCGAGGTCGCGGATGAGGGCGGGCACCTCAGTCAGGCCCGCGAGTTGCGCGGCCCGCCAGCGCCTCTCCCCAGCCACAATCTCGAAGTCCTCGCCGCGTGGGCGCACGAGGAGGGGTTGCAGCACCCCCTTCTCGCGAATGCTCTGGGCGAGTTCGGCCAGCCCCTCCGGCTCGAAGACCTGCCGGGGCTGATAGGCGGCCTGCACGATGCGTGTCACCTGAATGGACTGGATGGCCGGACCCGCCGGGGCCTCTGCCGACTGCGGGCGGCTGAGCAGGGCGTCCAGCCCGCGCCCCAGGCTAGATTTTTTCGACACGCTGCATTACCTCCTCGCTCAGGCGCTTGTACGCCGCCGCGCCGCTCGACAGGGGCGCGAAGGCGTTGATGGGCTTGGCGAAGCTGGGCGCCTCGGACAGCCGGACGTTGCGCGGCACCACCGACCAGAACACCAGTT
Encoded proteins:
- a CDS encoding ParB/RepB/Spo0J family partition protein translates to MSKKSSLGRGLDALLSRPQSAEAPAGPAIQSIQVTRIVQAAYQPRQVFEPEGLAELAQSIREKGVLQPLLVRPRGEDFEIVAGERRWRAAQLAGLTEVPALIRDLADREALEIAIIENLQREDLGPLEEARAYQALLDQGLNQEGVAQAVGKGRSTISNALRLLTLPEPALRALEHGEISAGHARAILAQPEGDRAWALDQIRTRRLNVREAEALRREARTAAPIPVNPPRPYRQVELDLSRRTGTRVRITGEDKGRVELNYASREELDRILDLLGYAGEE
- a CDS encoding YpdA family putative bacillithiol disulfide reductase; this encodes MSRMFDVAIVGAGPVGLAAAIACKRAGLSYVVLEKGCVVNAIFEYPTYMTFFTTAPELEIGNHPMVTGHDKPDRRDALMYYRLITQREDLNVRLYTEVKRVHQAPAGFTLEVEAQDGTPGVVEARRVVVATGYYDNPVHLGIPGEDSPNVSHYYTEAHPFLGLNVTVIGAGNSAADAALDLWRGGANVTMVVRAPELKSTIKYWVRPDLENRIKEGSISAHFNSQVVEIHPEHVLVQRADGTTWELPTHFTFALTGYRPDLSFLEGLDLAAQPDECLVLDEHYQSSVPGLFVVGSAGFAGRTNQVFIENGRHHAVAAVAEIERQLTDVRELAPLPSPTR
- a CDS encoding VanW family protein; translated protein: MASSRKRTALLLSALLGTALAQVEIPALPLPPQVPTPGPAPAPEPEPVPAPPPQPEPEPAPPPVETPAPAPVPPKETPAPAPVPPKETPAPAPQKPVTPPPSAKPVKTAPLPLLITVQANWPALVDGKKTMVPFSQTLTLAGERAAQLRQRGVITASLDADLKKFLASLPREAQDARFENRWEEGWAVVQRNGLKVDEAKTRANILAALKNPKGVKAAVVVTGQVAPKRTLDFFLSRGITEHLGTGETNYYGSSAARMTNIHVGTRNFQDRLFTGKTFSFNQFIGPVTTRAGYVVGLVIAGERTANGVGGGICQVSTTAFRALYGAGLPVAERRNHSYQVHYYDPQGLDATIFQPSQDLKFANDTGGALWFQADWNDEEARLSISVFGKARNFTVELDEPKTLSTKPSPADRVIRDTSLPAGQRKQVDWAAPGAVIEVTRRFVRDGKTFKQDTLKSSYRPWPNIFLVGTRG